One window from the genome of Lepisosteus oculatus isolate fLepOcu1 chromosome 21, fLepOcu1.hap2, whole genome shotgun sequence encodes:
- the traf6 gene encoding TNF receptor-associated factor 6 → MSQSCCELEKDGGGGACCGAVVPACADKGDGWGTLSSHEAGAHTQGYDVEFDPPLESKYECPICLMALREAVQTPCGHRFCRGCIEKSLRDAGQKCPVDNEVLTEDQLFPDNFAKREILSLTVRCPNQGCSQKMELRHLEAHVAECVFAMVVCVLCHMSVCKSYLGQHEAQECPRRLVPCMNCACPVVFEESKYHEQECPLANVVCDYCTMELIRDQLQYHCDMDCPRAPVACTFSPFGCPEKMQRSDLAQHMQEFTQMHMRYMADSLRSLSLSGSLLPASEMPDANFCPSRPVPGPLPLREPLAGAAVAAPASSLHCGCSGSLQHLRETIQQLEARLVRQDHQLRELSIRTETQSGQVGELKRQVRSLEESARELEAQQCNGIYVWKVENFSVYQRSQEAGQPVVIHSPGFYTGRPGYKLCLRLHLQTPSAPRCANYISLFVHTMQGQYDSQLSWPFQGTIRLAILDQADGNHHTEVMETKPDLLAFQRPTIQRNPKGFGYVTFMHLSALRQKDYLRDDTLLVRCEVTPRFDVSCIRREGFQPRGPEPSV, encoded by the exons ATGAGCCAGTCGTGCTGCGAGCTGGAGAAGGACGGCGGTGGCGGGGCCTGCTGTGGGGCCGTGGTTCCGGCCTGCGCCGACAAGGGGGACGGCTGGGGCACCCTCAGCTCGCACGAGGCCGGCGCGCACACGCAGGGCTACGACGTGGAGTTCGACCCGCCCCTGGAGAGCAAGTACGAGTGCCCCATCTGCCTGATGGCCCTGCGGGAGGCCGTCCAGACGCCCTGCGGCCATCGCTTCTGCCGGGGCTGCATCGAGAAGTCCCTAAG GGATGCAGGGCAGAAGTGTCCCGTGGACAATGAGGTCCTTACCGAGGACCAGCTGTTCCCAGACAACTTTGCCAAGCGGGAGATCCTGTCCCTCACCGTGCGCTGCCCCAACCAGGGCTGCAGCCAGAAGATGGAGCTGCGTCACCTCGAG GCTCACGTGGCGGAGTGCGTGTTTGCCATGGTGGTCTGTGTGTTGTGCCACATGTCAGTGTGCAAGAGCTACCTGGGGCAGCATGAGGCCCAGGAGTGCCCACGTCGGCTCGTCCCCTGCATGAACTGCGCCTGCCCGGTGGTGTTTGAGGAGAGCAAG tatCATGAGCAGGAGTGTCCTCTAGCAAATGTAGTGTGTGATTACTGCACTATGGAGCTGATCAGAGACCAG CTGCAGTATCACTGTGATATGGATTGCCCTAGAGCTCCGGTGGCCTGTACGTTCAGCCCCTttgggtgtccagaaaag ATGCAGCGCAGCGACCTGGCCCAGCACATGCAGGAGTTCACCCAGATGCACATGCGCTACATGGCCGATTCCCTGCGCAGCCTCAGCCTGAGCGGCAGCCTGCTGCCCGCTTCGGAGATGCCCGACGCCAACTTCTGCCCCAGCCGGCCCGTGCCCGGCCCCCTGCCGCTCCGGGAGCCCTTGGCGGGGGCGGCCGTGGCTGCGCCGGCCTCCTCGCTGCACTGCGGCTGCTCCGGGTCGCTCCAGCACCTGCGCGAGACCATTCAGCAGCTGGAGGCGCGGCTCGTGCGGCAGGACCACCAGCTGCGGGAGCTGAGCATCCGCACGGAGACGCAGAGCGGGCAGGTGGGCGAACTGAAGAGGCAGGTGCGCTCGCTGGAGGAGAGCGCGCGGGAGCTGGAGGCACAGCAGTGCAACGGCATCTACGTGTGGAAGGTGGAGAACTTCTCCGTCTACCAGCGCAGCCAGGAGGCCGGCCAGCCCGTCGTGATCCACAGCCCGGGCTTCTACACGGGCCGGCCCGGCTACAAGCTGTGCCTGCGCCTCCACCTCCAGACCCCCAGCGCCCCGCGCTGCGCCAACTACATCTCCCTCTTCGTGCACACCATGCAAGGCCAATACGACAGCCAGCTCTCCTGGCCCTTCCAGGGCACCATCCGCCTCGCCATCCTGGACCAGGCGGACGGTAACCACCACACGGAGGTGATGGAGACGAAGCCGGACCTCCTGGCCTTCCAGCGCCCCACCATTCAGCGCAACCCCAAGGGCTTCGGCTACGTCACCTTCATGCACCTGAGCGCCCTGCGGCAGAAGGACTACCTGCGGGACGACACCCTACTGGTGCGCTGCGAGGTCACGCCCCGCTTCGACGTGAGCTGCATCCGGAGAGAGGGTTTCCAGCCCAGGGGCCCCGAGCCCTCGGTGTAA